From the Sardina pilchardus chromosome 11, fSarPil1.1, whole genome shotgun sequence genome, the window AACATACTATTCATAATGTGACCTTAACTACGGGCACTGGAATAGCTATTCAAACACTGCTCTACAGTTCTGTGAGTGTTCTAGTGCTTTCTGCATTCATCAGAATGCATTCATTACCTGTGCTACAAATCATGCTCTTTTTGttgaaaataataaataaaaataaaaactgttTTCCCTTTAGGTTATTGACTTTTCTAAACAAATTGATTCCCTTTGTATTTGTTTAACTAGGTGAATCTACTGGAAAGAAAGTCttgcgagggagagaggaggatgcacCTGGTAAGAAAATCACAGCAGCTGCAGTCTGACTCAGCTCCACATGCCTGAAGTAGAGGCAGAGCGTCTGATGCAAATGCATGGTCATCCATCCTCTCTCATGTGCTCCCATAAAATAACATTTCCTAAAATTTAAAAGcgggtttgaaaaaaataaatacatcataaTATTTTCATATTGTGTGATTCAAgtttaaaaaatcttttttatatatacatatatcagAGGTGAATACTTTGAACAAGACATCCTACTACTGCTCATACGTGGTCATGGATCCATTCAAACTGGCAACTACACAGTATTGCACCATGAACCTTTCTTACATCTGTCAACTAGGTAGGATATTTTCTGAATAATACTATTCTGTAATGTACCTCTGCACCAGATCTCACTTAACTCTTACAAAGCAACAAATGCTGAACtgacaaaaacataaacatagcaACATAATTCACAGAGAACATCTTTTTAAAAATTGTTTTGTTATTCACATAGATCTGAAACCTTCAACACAACTTCAGAGCACTGTgagttatatatttatatatcatGCATTGCAGTTGTTGGTGATTTTGCTTTTACTGTACTATCAAGAACACACAAATCCCTGTTTATCCTTATAGAGCAACACTAATCAGACATCAACTCACAGAGCCAGGCGGAACACCGATAATGGTCAGTTGATGTCATTTAGCTTTTTTATTGagaaatgtgtagcctaccatTTCTGCTTTGATTTTATTAAAGGTGAAACATTAATccacctcttctttctcttttggcAGAAATTGACAGAATTTTGAATACAATGACAGAAGAACTAGAAAGGGATAACCATGATGCTTTCCTAAAGGTCAGATATCATTAAGACATTGTTACATCCTTTGTTGTTACTGCATGCATTACTGTCATATGAATGCCCTGTGCCATATTCCTGACAGGCAGCTGTTAACTTACTAGACACGCTAGAGACAATGACAGAAGGACCCCCACACATCAAGATGGTATGACATGGCCATTACATTGTTTCCCGTGTAAACTACTGTTGGCACATGGTGTTGGTGGATGGTGGCTAAGTAACATGTTCATTTCACACTGTCAGAAGCAATATATGGACCTTCTCCTCAAAGCGGCTGGCCAATCCAGTCCTCTAGAGGACAACCAAATCCAATTGCTCCTCAGCTGCACGGGAGGCATACTTTCCTACATGGTGACTCGATGTAATCACGGTGTAAGCTCAGGTGACGCTGTTCAGGAGGTAAACTAAAAATCATTTTGTGCGGTTCAGAGATGATATCCTGTATATAGAAAGCCTTTATTTTATATAGAGAGCATTTTGTGCTTTAGCAGGTGCAGGGAAATTATCTGTTGCTATTATGTTACTGGGTATAATAGCAACACCAAGTCATACAAAAGCAGCCAACCATGGGGTTTAGCCTGCTTGGCCTTCTGAAGTATTTTTCATGCAAAATTGGACAGTCTTAGACTGGTGTGTACAAGTTGATATTTTTTATTGTTCTTCAACATGTTTCTGCCTGCATTGAAGTTCAGTTTCAGAACAAGATAGGGAATCTTAAATCAAAATGGACACACTTGTGAAAGAACTGTTTCTTGATGAGGCCAACCAGTGATGAAGTTCTGTCTTTGTTGTGTCCCTCTCAGTATGATGACATATTGTCTTCGGTGTTGGGAATACATGGAGCTGTCACGCCTACAGGGGGCAGTAGTGGACCAAACAATCAAATTGTTATAAAGACTCCAACAGTCACCATTTATACCGGCAGGTTTGTAAGCACAAACTTAAAGTATCACCAATACTGAGGGccctaaataataataataataataataacaggcAAAGTGCAAATTAACCTGATGTCTTGAAGTGCATAAATGAAagctgttgtttgtgtttagaaTCTTGGTCATGTCATTAAATATTTGGCCTCATTTTTAAATTGAGCTTTAGTTAGACTTCAAACCTTTAACTTTGGCTGTCACATAAATTAGGGGCCCATGTGTCATTTCTGTGGAAGGTTGCTACCTGTGTTCTCTATATTATGTTCTTTAGTCATagcccagaagagttgaagaaTAAGGTGCTTGGTTCAGAGACGGATGATGCGTACTTCAGGTTGCCCTCCTCACTTGGATTGCCGGACAAAAATGCCTCTGTCACAACTGAGGTTAGAGATCCACTGTGTTGTCATGATGGTGAAACCCTGTTCATGGTGCTTGCAAAAGGAAACTGATGGTCATGGCTGTTCGTTTTTAGATGTATAACTTCAAGGAAAACCCGTTCAAAGCGGAGTCAGTGGAACCTATCAGTGGGACTGTAAGCAGACTGGAGCTGAAGGGCGTCTCAGGCGAAATCAGTGTCAGTAATCTAGCTGAGCCTATTGAGGTACATGGTGGCTTTATTTTTCCATCTGAAGCGAGGAATTTGTTTCTGGCTGGTTCGTGCCACCCTAGCAGCACAGATAATATATGGATAATATACAATGCAACAGAAATGTAAAATTGGCCAAAAAACTAAATTCATGAATATATGAAATAAAATACAGTAGGCCATTTTGCTCACACTGTGGTTTAATGTTCATGTTCCCCCTGAAACAGTTCTTTCTGTCTCGTCCGGATGCATCAGTGCCTCCCACCACAGAAATGAACGTTGAGAATCACGTAGCCATCATCACATCATTCAATGTCACAGACCCAGACACAACAGTGGTCCTCACCATGAAGCCCAACAAGGATGTCATTCTGCGGCTCCTGTTAGCTGAGGGCTCCTCGCCTAACGACACAACATATATGGAGGAAACTTTCTTGACTTCCAGAGGTATGATGAAAATATGTGGTTAAAACTTAGGTAAAGGTAAATATCAAACAGCAAACCCTGCCCAAACGCTACAGTAATTCAGTAATAAATCAGTTCAGCAAATGTGGTGGTGTGTCTGTCCAGCCAACAAATTCATTGCACCGACCCACCCATGTTTGCACTTATTGCACTTGCTTATggtattacagtatgttgtcaaaATGATTTATATTATTTCAATTGGCCGTGTTATCAGATCAGGTTCATTGCACTGGTCAGGCTCTTTTAAAGTCCTACAtatgctacatacagtatgctacatATGCTATTTTTCATTATACCAGTTACtgctttattttcatgtttgttgGGTGTTTTGTCGACCAGATAACTATCGCTGGTTGGTGACTCCAGAGCTGCGCGGTGGGATTAACGGCACCTGGTTTGTGAATGCCAGCCTCAACTCCAGCTGGACCGAGGACCTCCAAGTCGCAGTCACCATCTTCACCACCAAGTGCATGTTCTGGGACAAGGACATTGCCGCATGGAGCACCTATGGATGCTCTGTAAATATTGTTTTGCATCATATgaacatgctctctctttcatacgtCTTTACATATTTagggttgctgtgtgtgtgtgtgtgtgtgtgtgtgtgtgtgtctaggtgggGCCGAACACAAAGCCTGAGTTGACCCAGTGCCTCTGTAATCACCTGACATTTTTCGGGAGTTCCTTCTTCGTGGCACCCAATTACATCGACCTGTCTCGCATAGACGAGTACTTTGCCACTGTGTCGGAGAACTACGTGGTTGTGGTCCTGCTGAGCTGTTTCTTTGGCCTGTATTTATTAACTCTACTCTGGGCCTGCTATGCAGACAGGCGGGCATTGAAGAAGGTATAGTGCTTCaaccctgaccccccccccccccccccattccccttCACTAAAAATAGACACACTGAGGGATATTCAATGTCTGATGCGTGTCGGATTTGTGCTCCTCAGAGAAAGATGACACTTCTGGAAGACAACCATCCATGTGCCAACTATAATTACATTCTGCACATTCAGACGGGCTATCGTAGTGGGGCAGGCACCTCTGCCATGGTAAGTGGCAAGGGAGATGCAGGCTGAAAATCACAGATAAGCGGTGATtcttttatgtattttatttgtgtCGTGTCGACAACAAAAATCCCCAATAAACTTGCCAGATTCAATGATGTGGTGACACCATGGAGTCAAAACAGTCACAGATTTTAGCAGGACATGCATTCAGCATGATTTTTTAGTATGAATATACAAGATGCTCTAGATTAGAAACCTAATAATTTCGCCATTAGGCACCATATTGCTTAtgtttctttatgtgtgtgatgaCTTGTCTCCTAGGTGTCCATTGCTCTGCAAGGgacggaaggagagagtgaggcccACCAACTCACTGACCCGGACAAGCCTGTGTT encodes:
- the pkd1l3 gene encoding polycystin-1-like protein 2; this encodes MERGRRSEAWWVGKSLMGRYEENPLNGESTGKKVLRGREEDAPEVNTLNKTSYYCSYVVMDPFKLATTQYCTMNLSYICQLDLKPSTQLQSTSNTNQTSTHRARRNTDNEIDRILNTMTEELERDNHDAFLKYDDILSSVLGIHGAVTPTGGSSGPNNQIVIKTPTVTIYTGSHSPEELKNKVLGSETDDAYFRLPSSLGLPDKNASVTTEMYNFKENPFKAESVEPISGTVSRLELKGVSGEISVSNLAEPIEFFLSRPDASVPPTTEMNVENHVAIITSFNVTDPDTTVVLTMKPNKDVILRLLLAEGSSPNDTTYMEETFLTSRDNYRWLVTPELRGGINGTWFVNASLNSSWTEDLQVAVTIFTTKCMFWDKDIAAWSTYGCSVGPNTKPELTQCLCNHLTFFGSSFFVAPNYIDLSRIDEYFATVSENYVVVVLLSCFFGLYLLTLLWACYADRRALKKRKMTLLEDNHPCANYNYILHIQTGYRSGAGTSAMVSIALQGTEGESEAHQLTDPDKPVFERGGVDMFVLSTPFSLGELQGIRLWHDNAGGHPAWYLNKVTIQDLQTRKVWHFLCYTWLSSNKGDELIKRTFTPAKKNELASFRHALLPGSGTSTSGCPSWTRRGAARSPVPRGSPAA